The stretch of DNA AGCGCACTCGCTCATCCGGCTGGTCGGTCTGGAGGGTTTCGAGGAGACCCCTCCCTACGAATTATCCGGCGGCATGCAGCAGCGGGTATCCCTCTGTCGCGCGCTGGTGACCGATCCGCGCATGCTGCTCATGGACGAGCCGTTCGGCGCGCTCGACGCGATGACGCGCGACGAGCTGGATCTCGAGCTATTGCGCATATGCGACGAAAATAAAATGACCGTGCTGTTCGTGACGCACAACATTCAGGAGGCGGTCTTCCTGTCGGATGACGTCGTCGTGATGTCGCCGCGCCCCGGCAAGGTGATCGAGAAGGTTGCGGTCGAGCTGCCGAGGCCGCGCACGCTCGAAATGATGAGCAGCGCTGAGTTCGGGCGCTATACTCTGCGGATCCGCGGAATGCTGGCGTCGGCCGGCGGCAAGTCTGCCGACGCGGCCGGCTCGACGGCGTAAAATTCGGCTCCGAGCGATTCATGGCGAAAAAGAGAAGATTCACTTACAAGTCGGCGGGCGTGGACATCGCCGCCGGCGACCGTCTCGTCCGGCGCATTCAGGGCGCGGCGATGAAAACCGCGCGGCCCGGGCTGCTCGCCGGCATCGGCGGTTTCGGCGGTCTGTTTGATTTGAAGAGCTTGAAATACCGCCATCCGGTTCTCGTATCCTCCACCGACGGCGTCGGCACGAAGCTCAAGATCGCTTTCATGACCGGCATTCATGATACAATCGGAATAGACCTCGTGGCGATGAGCGTCAACGACATCCTGACCCAAACGGCCGAGCCGCTTTTTTTCCTCGATTATTTCGTTTGCGGTAAGCTCGACGTGAATATCGCCGCGGCGGCGATCCGCGGCATGGCCGAGGGCTGCCGGCAAGCCGGGTGCACTTTGATCGGCGGCGAAACGGCCGAGCATCCCGGAGATTTTCCGCAAGGGGAGTACGATCTTGCCGGCTTCGCCGTCGGTCTCGTGGAAAAAGACAGGATTCCCAAGCCGCGATCGATCGTTCCCGGCGATGCGTTGATCGGTCTGTTGTCGAGCGGGCTTCACAGCAACGGTTACTCTCTCGCGCGCAAGGTTTTGTTGGAGGCGAAAGGGCTCCGGCTCGGCGATCGCATCTCGGAGCTCGGCCGGACGCTCGGAGAGGAAATGCTGGAGCCGACGCGGATCTATGTCAACTGCGTGCGTTCACTGCTGCGGGACTATTCCATCAAGGGATTGGCGCACATCACCGGCGGGGGAATTCCCGGCAACCTGCCGAGAGTTTTGCCCGAAGGGAAGCGCGCCTGGATCCGGCGGCGCAGTTGGACCGTTCCGCCGATCTTCGAGCTGATTCGGAGATTCGGCTCGGTCTCTCAGGCTGAGATGGACCGGACGTTCAACAATGGCATCGGCATGATCCTCGTGGTGGGGAAGAACGAAGTCGGCGGCGTCGAGCGCGCTCTGAAAAAAATGGCCGAGCCGTACGCCGTCATCGGCGAGATCAGAAAAGGAGAGCGGGGAGTTCGCGTTGTTTAGCGACGAGTGAGACACTGAGGGCCGGGGTAGATCGGGTCTGCTCACTGCTCACGACTCGCTTCTCACTTGAAAACTATGGCGCGGCAAGTTCCATTGGGCGTGCTGATCTCCGGCGGCGGCACGAACCTTCAGGCGATCATCGACGCCATCGAGGCGAAGCGTCTGGACGCCGCGATCCGCGTGGTCATCAGCAACCGGAAGAACGCCCAAGGCCTCGTCCGGGCGAAAAATCACGATATCCCGACAGAGGTCTTGGACCACAAGAAATTTTCCAGCCGCGAAGCGTATGACGAAGCGCTCGTCGCCGTTCTCCGCGAGCGCGGCGTCGAGCTGGTCGTCCTGGCCGGATTCATGCGCCTGCTCTCGCCGGTTTTGATCAAGGCTTATTCCAACCGGATCATGAACATTCATCCGGCTCTGCTCCCGGCTTTTCCCGGACTGCACGGCCAGAAGCAGGCGGCGGAGTACGGCGTGCGGCTCGCAGGCTGCACGGTCCACTTCGTCGACGAAGAGTGCGATCAGGGGCCGATCATCATCCAGGCCGCCGTGCCGGTCTATCCCGACGATACCGAGGAGTCGCTTTCCGCCCGCATCCTGAAGCAGGAGCACCTGATCTATCCGCGCGCGATCCAGCTTTACTCGGAAGGAAGGCTTCGCGTGGTCGGGCGCAAGGTCTTCGTCGACGGGCTCAAAAAGGACGAAGACGAGGCGCTGGTCCATCCTCCGATCAAGGAATGAAAAAGCTTCCGAGCATCGGTTCCCTATGAAGCGCACCCTCACGACTCTCCTGAAGGCCGGCGTCAGCCTCGCGCTGCTCGCGTTCTTTCTCTCGCGCATCGACCTGATGCATTTTTTCCGCGTGCTTTCCGCGGCGCAATTCTACTACATCGGCGCGGGCTTGGTGATTTACCTTTTCGGCCAGTTCGTGAGCTCGCTTCGCTGGGCGCTGCTGGCGCGGACGCTGGGATTCCGCAATCCATACAAAGATTTCGCCACGATTTATTTCATCGGCATGTTCTTCAGCCTGTTTACGCCGAGCACCGTCGGCGGCGACGTGGGACGGGTTTTTTACCTCGCGCGCGACGGCGCGGATGCTAAAGAGAGGACAACCGCGGGACCGCTGGCCTCGGCCACGGTTTCCGTGCTGGCGGATCGCGCCGTGGGAATGGCGGTGCTGATTTGGATCGGCGCCGTAGCGGTGGCCGCGTTTCCGGGCTACGCGCTTCCCTCGGCCATCCGCTACGTGACGTTCGCGATTGCGCTGGGCTTTCTCCTGGGCTTTTTCTCGTTTCCCGTCTTGAGCCGCCTGCTCGCAGGGCGGAACAACCGGATCCTAAGAGCTTTGCGCCTCGCCATGGAAAATTACCGGCACCACTGGCGCGCCCTGGTCCAGGCGATGGCGCTCTCTCTGATCGTCCATGTGTTGCAGTCCTGGATCCACGTTTTGCTCGGCAGTAGCCTGGACGCCGAGATCCCGTGGTCCTATGCCTTCATCATCTATCCGTTGGTGGGGACGTTCAGCGCTCTGCCGGTGAGCCTCAACGGAATCGGGCTCCGCGAGGGCGGCTATCTTTTTCTGTTGACACGCGTCGGCGTCAGCTCGGAGAAGGCGATCGCTTTCGGCCTGCTCTGGTTTATCATCGTCGCGTTGGACAGCCTGATCGGCGGCCTGATCTTCATCTTGAGAAAGAGCCCGGCGCCTCCGGCGGTCGCATCCGAGGCGAAGAATTACGTAAGGAAGTGAATGAGGAGAGTGGCGAGTCCGAGAAAAATCAGAAATCCCATGAAATCGGTGAGCATCGTGTCGAACACGCCGGCGACGGTCGCCGGATCGAATCCCAATTTTCTGAGCGCGGTCGGTACGAGAACCCCGGCGGTCGCCGCCACGAGCATGTTGAGAAACATCGCCACGCCCGCTATCAGGCCCAGCGTCGCGTTGCCCTTCCAAAGCCAGGCGACGACCCCGAGCACGCCGCCGAAAAGCGTGCCTTTGATCAGCCCCAAGCCCCATTCCTTGCGCAGGAGCTGAGAGAGGTTAGTCGATTCGATCTCTCCCAGAGCCATCGAGCGGACGACCACGGTCGCCGTTTGGATGCCGGCGCTGCCGGCCTGACCGGCGATGATCGGCATAAAGATCGCGAGCGACGGCACCTGGCCGATGGTTTTTTCGAAAAAGCTGATCACCGAGGCGGCGGCAAACGCCCACACCATGTTGAAGCCGAGCCAGGGAACTCTCCGCGCGGCGGATTCTCTGAGCGGGCTGAACGCCCGCTCTTTGATGCCGACCCCGGCCATTTTGTACATGTCTTCCGTCGTTTCGTCGGCGATGACGTCGATGACGTCGTCCACGGTGATCAGTCCGAGCAGCCGTCCATCGCGATCCACGATCGGCAGCGCGAGCAGATCGTATTTGGAGACGATGCGCGCCGCTTCTTCCTGATCGACCGAGACCTCGGCGCGGATCGGGTCGGCGATCATCATGTCTCTGAGCGGACGGCCGGGCGGCGCGACGACGAGATTGCGGATCGGGACGACGCCGATGAGCTTTCCCGCCTCGTCCACCACGTAAAGATAAAAAAAAGTTTCCAGCTCGCCGCGCTCGCGGATCTTGTCGATCGCGCCCTGCGCGGTGATGTCGGGGGAGAGAGAGAGCAGGTCGGTCGTCATGATTCTCCCGACCGTGCCCTCCGGATAGCTGATCATCTTATTGAACCCGGCGCGCCGCTCCGGGTCCACGTGGGTGAGGACTCTCTCTCTTCGCTCCTCGGGCAGGCTCGCGATGAAAGTGACCGCGTCGTCGGGGTCCGCCCGCGAGATGACCCGGCCGAGTTTCTCGTCGTCGATCAGCCCGAGAACTTCCGTCAGCAGGTCGGGGGACAGCTCTTTAAGCGTCTTGGCCGCTTTGCGCGTGGAGAAAAGAACGTCGAAGAGCAGCCGTGCCTCGGACGGCTCCAGGCCCTTGAACAGCGGCGCGACGTCGGCGGGATGGCTCTTGCCGATGAGCCGCAGGACGCGATCGGGCGTGCCCGTGCGGATCATTTCCCGTACCAGCTCGTGATTCAAAGAAGCCATGTCGAAAATCCCTGGCGATGTTCTGCGTTGTTCCTTCTTAGCCGCTGGCCTGGATATTTGCAAATGTATTCTTACTCTTTCCAATAGAGCTTACAGGTGCGCTCGAAATCTGCTATGGTGGCCACGAAAACTGAGAGCGCTATAGTGGAGAGGGCGGGGGCGGGGCTTGAGGCGAATCAGTCAAGGAGGTTTTATGTTTGGACTCGGCGTTCAGGAGCTTTTGATCATCCTGGTGATCGCGCTGGTTTTGTTCGGGCCGTCGAAGCTGCCGCAGATCGGCAGCGGCTTGGGCAAGGCGATCCGCGACTTCAAGAAAGGCGTCAGCGGGGACGACGGGGACGACGCCGCCAAAGAAAGCGCGCCGAAGAAAGACGACGGCAAGGAACTTCCGCGTTGAAACCCGCGCGTTGGCGCCGGACCGAGGGACGTTCTTTGCGACGGCGGGGCTGAAGAAAGGGAAGAGTGCGTCGATGCGGTTTTTGCCCAGCGATGAGAAATTCTACGACTGCTTCGAATCGGCGGTGAAAAAAGTCGTCGAAGGGGCGGACCAACTGGCCGGGCTGATCGAAGACTTCAGAGACGTGCCGCTCAGAGCGCAGCAGATCAAGGACACCGAGCACGAAGGCGACGTGGTCACGCACAACACGATCGAGATGCTGAACCGCACATTCATCACCCCGCTCGACCGCGAGGACATCCACAAGCTCATCACCTCGCTCGACGACGTGCTCGACTACATCGAGGCATGCGCGGCGCGCTTGCATCTCTTCAAAGTCGGCCAGACCACCGACGAAGCCAGGCTCCTCGTCGGCATCCTCGTCAAGGCGGTCAAGGAAGTCGAGCAGGCGGTTTTCAAGCTCAGGCGGCTGAAAGGCGGGGATTCGCTGATGAAGCATTGCGCCGAGATCAACCGCCTGGAGAACGAAGGCGACTATGTCGGCCGCACGGCCGTGGCCAAGCTCTTCGAAGGCGCCAACGATCCGCTCAACGTCATCAAATGGAACGAGATCTACGACACGTTGGAGAACGCGATCGACCGCTGCGAAGACGTGGCCAACGTCCTGGAAGGAATCGTATTAAAAAACGCTTGAGCGCCTGCCGAAAAAATCCCATTGACCATCCGTCCGCCCGCGAGTCTCTTTCCGGGCCGATGCGATACATCTGATTACGCTCAACGACCAATGCTTAAAGCTTCTCCTCGCTACGCTTGATTGTCCCTGTCCCACGCATCGGCCCGTCAAGAAACCCGCAGGCGGACGATTGCGCCACAGCCGGCTCAACGGCGGGCGCTAAAATGCAAAAGAGAAATTCTTAAGAAGGACGGCGGCCGGTTTCCTTGGTGCCGAGAAGAACGGTGTAGAGGGAGAGCTTGGAGAGTTTATAAATCATCTCGACCTTGAGCTGGGTCTGTTCGATAAACGGGCTCAAGCGCAGCTTGGTGCTCCAGCCCAGCCGGCGGGTCACCGGATCGAGCGTTTCCGTGAGGAACCCCAAGAGCGGAAAGGTGCTGGTGAAGTGATTGACGATCACGATTTTTCCCCCGGGCTTGCACACCCGCTTGGCCTCCTGAATCATCCGGATCGGGTCCGGCACCACGGTCACCACGTGGAAGGCCGTCACGTAATCGAAGGTGTTGTCGGGGAATTTCAAATCGAGCGCGTTCATCTCCATCACGTTGAGGTGAGTCCAGCCGTTTTCCAGGATCTTGTCCTGGGCGCGGGCCAGCATATCCGGCGCGAGATCGATTCCGGTCACTTGGCAATGCCGCGGATACGCCGGAAACGAGGTGCCGGTGCCGGCGCCGACTTCCAGGACTTTCGCCCCGCGGGGAATCTCCAAGGCCTCGATGACGTGCCTTAGACGGGAATAAAACATCTTGCCAAAGACTTTGTCGTATAGCGGCGCAAACTCGGCGTAGAGTTTGCTTTCGTGAGCTTCTACCTCAGGCATCGTGAACCTCGGCGAATTTTCCGGCGTAAGAGATCAGGCGAACCGAATCGCTGTTTGTTTTTTGGTAAAGGAGGAGACGTCTTTTTTCTTGAAGCGCCACTGTTTGCCCTTTTTGAAGCCGGGCAGAATGTTTTTGCGCGCGAACTCGTTGACCGTGTCGGGGCTGAGATCCAGGATGACCGCGACTTCTTTGCTGTTCAACAGCTCTTCTTCTCTCTCCAGCATGCTCCCTCCCCCCGGCGAAATGATCTTCGCTGTCTCCTAACAAGTTAGCCTGAATCTGTCAAGGCGATTTTCTCCTCACGGCGGCGCCGCGCGCGGCCGGCAACGAACACGATGAGTTCAGGCCATCGGTTCGCCGCCGCGGGCGCGTTGCCCCAGCCATTCCGGCTTCGCTCCTTCCATCGAGAACCAGTCGATGGTGCGTTTAAGTCCTTCCTCCAACGTGAAGCGCGGGCTGACTCCGAGAATTTCGCGCATCCTGGCGATGTCCGGCGCGCGCCGGCGGATATCTTCATAGCCCGCGCCGTACGCCTCGGCTTCGGGAATATAGACCACCGAGGAAGGCAAGCCCGACAGGCGGATCATTTTCTCGGCTAGCTCGTTGATGCTGACTTCCTCGTCGGAGCCGATATTGATGATCTGCCCCACGGCCTCTTCTTTCAGTCCCGCCGCCACCGTCGCCCGGATCGCGTCGTCCACGTAAGTAAAGCAGCGCGTCTGCTTGCCGTCGCCGATCACGGTGAGCGGCGCGCCGCGCATGAGTTGTCCCAAAAAAATCGCCATCACCCTTCCGGCGTCCGCCCGGTCCAGTCTCGGCCCATAGACGTTGAAATACCTGATCACGACGATCGGCAGCCCGAGTTTTTCGAAGGCGAAGCAAAAGTGCTCTCCCACCGCCTTCGAGGTCGAGTAACACCAGCGGTCGATCTTCGTGGACCCCAGCACCCTCTCGCCGTCCTCGGTAAACGGAACCGCCGGACTTTTTCCGTAAACCTCCGACGTGGAGCTGAACACGACTTTCTTGCGCGCCTTGAACGCCGCCGTCAGCACGTTTTGGGTCCCGTTCACGTTGACGTTGAGGACTTGATAGGGGTCCCCCACGTAATGATCCACGCCCACCACCGCGGCGAGGTGATAGACGACGTCGCACCGGGAAATCAGCCCTTCCAAAATCTGGCTGTTGAGAACCGAATCGCGCACGTAGCGAAATCGTGGATTGGCTAATTGATGCCGCACTTTGAGATCCGAGGCCACGTCCAAGATCGTTACCTCGTCGCCGCGTTTCAAAAGCGCATCGGTCAGATGAGAACCGACAAAACCAGCCCCTCCGGTGATCAAGAAACGCATCCTTACTGCTCCTCCTCCCGTCTCTCGACGCGGACACGGTCAAACGCCGTCTCGTCGCGCGATCTCAGATCACTTCGTCGGATTCGCTCCCTTGCGGAGCAACAGAAAACCTACGCTCTCGCCCCGCGAGTGCGTCTGAATCCTCTGAAAATCAGAGGTTGAAAACCGTGTGAACGATGCTCGCGGAATCTTTTTGATCGGGACTGAACCCCAGCGGCTTGATCATCCCCCGACTTGCCAAATTGAACGCCATCATCGAACCGTACCGACAATCGATGGGCCAAAAATTGTCCGATTGTATAAACGCGCTGATGAAAGTTTAACGACCCCTTACAATAAGTCAACTCCGGTGACCGCGACGCGTCTTCCTTTCGCGCTGCGGTGTCCGGTGTCTCTGCTTGCGCCTGGGATGAACTTCATTTAGCATGATTTTTGCTCGATGAAAACAATTTTAAAGATCGTCGCATTCCTCGGCGCGGGCCTGCTGCTGGCGTTTGCGGTCGCTCTGATCGCGTTCTACCACTTGATTCAAGTCGGCGAGCTGCGCCGCTTCCTCGTCAGCGAGTTCGAGCAACACACCGGCCTCAAAGTGGAAGTGGGAGAGGCGGAGGTGGAAATGGGCAGGGTGGTGGGAGTCTCCTTCCACGATTTTACGCTGCGCGAACCGGAACAGGACAGGCCGGTGATCACGGCGCCGAGGATCGTGATCCGGGTCGCTCTGCTGCCGCTGCTGGAACGCAAGCTCGTCTTCTACGGCGTGCGGCTCCATGAGCCCAGGCTTCAAGTCGCCCGCGACGAGCAGGGCAAGATGCCCTGGCTGGACCCGCTCGTCAACTTGTCCCTCCACCGGCAACAGGCGGCGGAGTTTTCCATCGACTTGAGAGAGATCAGAATCGAGAAGGGAGACATCGCCTTCGTCGATCATTTCGCGGGCAAAGACGCGGTCACGACGCGCTTTCACGAAGTCGATCTCAGTCTTCAGCGCATGCGCACGAAAGGTTTGCTGGGACTTGCGCTGCGGCTGAAAAGTCCGGGAGGCCAGCCGCAGGAGGGGATTCGATTCAAGCTGAGAACGATCGTCGACAGAAGCGAGCGGCAGGCCGACTTGGCCGCGACCGGCCGCGCGCTCTTTTCCGAAGCGCCGCTGGACATCCGCAAGGCGTGGCTCGAGGCCGACCTCGAGTCGGAAAACTTGCCCGCCGCGTTCTTGTGGGAGTATTACGACCGGCCGCTCGCGGACGCGGTCCCGCGCGGCGATCTCGCCTATCGCGTTCGCTGGGAAGGAAATTTATCCGAAGGATCTCATCTCAAAGGAGAGGTTCGCTTCGCGGGGCTGGAGGCCGACGCGCGGAATATTTTTCCGTCGGCGCTGAAGCTCGGCGACGGGCGGATCGATCTGGCGTTGGATTGGAAGCCGCGGGAGCTTCGCATCCAGCGCGCGGATGTGCGCTCGGCCGACCTCACGTTCGCTCTTCAGGGTTCGCTTCACTTCCCGGATGGGCGGGATCCGGAAGTCGATCTTCATCTCACGACGCCTTTTCTTTCGCTTGCGGCCGCGCGCCATTTCGTCCCGGTAAAACTTTTTAATTCGCCGCGGCTGGAAAATCTTTTGGCCTCGATCCGTTACGGCGAAATCAAATTTGCCCGGGCCGACGTTTCGGGAAAGATATCCGAGCTCAGGCGATTGTTCGAGCCGGGACAAGAGGAGCGCCTTTCGCTGGAGGCCCAGGTCAGAGAGGCGGGCGGCGCCTTCGGCGCGGACCCTCCGCTCCCGCTCAGCGGCTTCAGCGGACAGATCGCCCTGGAGAAAGGCGTACTCAGGTACAAAAATTTCAAAGGAGTCGTCGGGCAATCCCGGTTGACGGAAATCAACGGAACCCACCGCGGGGCTTTGTCCGGCCCGGGGAAGCTGGAGCTTCGAATTAAGGGCGACACGGAGCTGGCGCAGTTTTCGGAGATGACACGATTCGGCATCCTGCCGCCGGCCGCGGACAAAATGATGGGCGCGGTCCAAGAATTGGGCGGCGGCGCGAAGCTCGATCTCACCGTCAGGACCGATTTCGCTTCGTCTTACGAATACGAAGGGATCGCCTCGCTCGATGCCGTCCATGCACGCATAGGGGAAACGGCGCTCTCGCAGCTCAAGGGAGACCTGTTGTTTTCCCCGACGGAAATCCGCGCCGAGCAAGCCACGGCGCTCTTGAGCGGTTCGCCGGTCCAGCTCCGGTTGGAGGTCAAAAATTTCGCCGCGGATCAGGGAACCTTCGATCTGGCGGTGGACTCTGCGGGCCTCAAAGCGAGCGAGGCGCTCCGCCTGCTGCTCTCGCTGGACGCCCCGCAAAGCCCCGGCGTCGTCCGCGGCGCCGT from Candidatus Binatia bacterium encodes:
- a CDS encoding ABC transporter ATP-binding protein — protein: MAPLIVVEDVQKIFKRGGKTVRALAGVSFEVSEGSFVSIVGPSGCGKSTLLKIISGLVPANSGSIAVGGKTVAGPLENVGMVFQSPVLLKWRSVAANIMLPVEFAKLDRAGHLEKAHSLIRLVGLEGFEETPPYELSGGMQQRVSLCRALVTDPRMLLMDEPFGALDAMTRDELDLELLRICDENKMTVLFVTHNIQEAVFLSDDVVVMSPRPGKVIEKVAVELPRPRTLEMMSSAEFGRYTLRIRGMLASAGGKSADAAGSTA
- the purM gene encoding phosphoribosylformylglycinamidine cyclo-ligase, with product MAKKRRFTYKSAGVDIAAGDRLVRRIQGAAMKTARPGLLAGIGGFGGLFDLKSLKYRHPVLVSSTDGVGTKLKIAFMTGIHDTIGIDLVAMSVNDILTQTAEPLFFLDYFVCGKLDVNIAAAAIRGMAEGCRQAGCTLIGGETAEHPGDFPQGEYDLAGFAVGLVEKDRIPKPRSIVPGDALIGLLSSGLHSNGYSLARKVLLEAKGLRLGDRISELGRTLGEEMLEPTRIYVNCVRSLLRDYSIKGLAHITGGGIPGNLPRVLPEGKRAWIRRRSWTVPPIFELIRRFGSVSQAEMDRTFNNGIGMILVVGKNEVGGVERALKKMAEPYAVIGEIRKGERGVRVV
- the purN gene encoding phosphoribosylglycinamide formyltransferase — translated: MARQVPLGVLISGGGTNLQAIIDAIEAKRLDAAIRVVISNRKNAQGLVRAKNHDIPTEVLDHKKFSSREAYDEALVAVLRERGVELVVLAGFMRLLSPVLIKAYSNRIMNIHPALLPAFPGLHGQKQAAEYGVRLAGCTVHFVDEECDQGPIIIQAAVPVYPDDTEESLSARILKQEHLIYPRAIQLYSEGRLRVVGRKVFVDGLKKDEDEALVHPPIKE
- a CDS encoding lysylphosphatidylglycerol synthase transmembrane domain-containing protein — translated: MKRTLTTLLKAGVSLALLAFFLSRIDLMHFFRVLSAAQFYYIGAGLVIYLFGQFVSSLRWALLARTLGFRNPYKDFATIYFIGMFFSLFTPSTVGGDVGRVFYLARDGADAKERTTAGPLASATVSVLADRAVGMAVLIWIGAVAVAAFPGYALPSAIRYVTFAIALGFLLGFFSFPVLSRLLAGRNNRILRALRLAMENYRHHWRALVQAMALSLIVHVLQSWIHVLLGSSLDAEIPWSYAFIIYPLVGTFSALPVSLNGIGLREGGYLFLLTRVGVSSEKAIAFGLLWFIIVALDSLIGGLIFILRKSPAPPAVASEAKNYVRK
- the mgtE gene encoding magnesium transporter: MASLNHELVREMIRTGTPDRVLRLIGKSHPADVAPLFKGLEPSEARLLFDVLFSTRKAAKTLKELSPDLLTEVLGLIDDEKLGRVISRADPDDAVTFIASLPEERRERVLTHVDPERRAGFNKMISYPEGTVGRIMTTDLLSLSPDITAQGAIDKIRERGELETFFYLYVVDEAGKLIGVVPIRNLVVAPPGRPLRDMMIADPIRAEVSVDQEEAARIVSKYDLLALPIVDRDGRLLGLITVDDVIDVIADETTEDMYKMAGVGIKERAFSPLRESAARRVPWLGFNMVWAFAAASVISFFEKTIGQVPSLAIFMPIIAGQAGSAGIQTATVVVRSMALGEIESTNLSQLLRKEWGLGLIKGTLFGGVLGVVAWLWKGNATLGLIAGVAMFLNMLVAATAGVLVPTALRKLGFDPATVAGVFDTMLTDFMGFLIFLGLATLLIHFLT
- a CDS encoding twin-arginine translocase TatA/TatE family subunit; the encoded protein is MFGLGVQELLIILVIALVLFGPSKLPQIGSGLGKAIRDFKKGVSGDDGDDAAKESAPKKDDGKELPR
- a CDS encoding DUF47 domain-containing protein, whose translation is MRFLPSDEKFYDCFESAVKKVVEGADQLAGLIEDFRDVPLRAQQIKDTEHEGDVVTHNTIEMLNRTFITPLDREDIHKLITSLDDVLDYIEACAARLHLFKVGQTTDEARLLVGILVKAVKEVEQAVFKLRRLKGGDSLMKHCAEINRLENEGDYVGRTAVAKLFEGANDPLNVIKWNEIYDTLENAIDRCEDVANVLEGIVLKNA
- a CDS encoding methyltransferase domain-containing protein, encoding MPEVEAHESKLYAEFAPLYDKVFGKMFYSRLRHVIEALEIPRGAKVLEVGAGTGTSFPAYPRHCQVTGIDLAPDMLARAQDKILENGWTHLNVMEMNALDLKFPDNTFDYVTAFHVVTVVPDPIRMIQEAKRVCKPGGKIVIVNHFTSTFPLLGFLTETLDPVTRRLGWSTKLRLSPFIEQTQLKVEMIYKLSKLSLYTVLLGTKETGRRPS
- a CDS encoding helix-turn-helix domain-containing protein, with translation MLEREEELLNSKEVAVILDLSPDTVNEFARKNILPGFKKGKQWRFKKKDVSSFTKKQTAIRFA
- a CDS encoding NAD-dependent epimerase/dehydratase family protein, with the protein product MRFLITGGAGFVGSHLTDALLKRGDEVTILDVASDLKVRHQLANPRFRYVRDSVLNSQILEGLISRCDVVYHLAAVVGVDHYVGDPYQVLNVNVNGTQNVLTAAFKARKKVVFSSTSEVYGKSPAVPFTEDGERVLGSTKIDRWCYSTSKAVGEHFCFAFEKLGLPIVVIRYFNVYGPRLDRADAGRVMAIFLGQLMRGAPLTVIGDGKQTRCFTYVDDAIRATVAAGLKEEAVGQIINIGSDEEVSINELAEKMIRLSGLPSSVVYIPEAEAYGAGYEDIRRRAPDIARMREILGVSPRFTLEEGLKRTIDWFSMEGAKPEWLGQRARGGEPMA
- a CDS encoding AsmA-like C-terminal domain-containing protein, with translation MKTILKIVAFLGAGLLLAFAVALIAFYHLIQVGELRRFLVSEFEQHTGLKVEVGEAEVEMGRVVGVSFHDFTLREPEQDRPVITAPRIVIRVALLPLLERKLVFYGVRLHEPRLQVARDEQGKMPWLDPLVNLSLHRQQAAEFSIDLREIRIEKGDIAFVDHFAGKDAVTTRFHEVDLSLQRMRTKGLLGLALRLKSPGGQPQEGIRFKLRTIVDRSERQADLAATGRALFSEAPLDIRKAWLEADLESENLPAAFLWEYYDRPLADAVPRGDLAYRVRWEGNLSEGSHLKGEVRFAGLEADARNIFPSALKLGDGRIDLALDWKPRELRIQRADVRSADLTFALQGSLHFPDGRDPEVDLHLTTPFLSLAAARHFVPVKLFNSPRLENLLASIRYGEIKFARADVSGKISELRRLFEPGQEERLSLEAQVREAGGAFGADPPLPLSGFSGQIALEKGVLRYKNFKGVVGQSRLTEINGTHRGALSGPGKLELRIKGDTELAQFSEMTRFGILPPAADKMMGAVQELGGGAKLDLTVRTDFASSYEYEGIASLDAVHARIGETALSQLKGDLLFSPTEIRAEQATALLSGSPVQLRLEVKNFAADQGTFDLAVDSAGLKASEALRLLLSLDAPQSPGVVRGAVRYQGSLNAPESRKLTGSLELVGVQIPLKVFSQPFTEVHGRMHLDGKTIDLEGIRAQAGGYPFSFNGRWVNGEKPMLLFSLSALEMDIAYLLPRHVTPDQEWYDRLQVRGKLILDKGRYEKFSFTDFKSDLVLERRIWRLENFFARSQGGTVEGLGSFDDHPDKQLFRVEPDVKGVPVRDLLGWFDIGTTEITGKVQLAGKLEFSGKTAAERKRNLNGAFRLRIEDGVARRFQLMVRILSFLDLSRWFTLRLPNVNQEGIYFRSVSADVKVAQGVYSTRNLFVDGDDLRITGAGELDGPKGEVNFVITVRPFPGIDTAANYIPILGTGLAAIKNVFLVASFNVKGPINDPSITPAPLSTLSEYFFGVLAIPKGLIGLPTTGEPKPNTDQKPTPDEKPTDEQP